Proteins encoded in a region of the Antedon mediterranea chromosome 2, ecAntMedi1.1, whole genome shotgun sequence genome:
- the LOC140040511 gene encoding uncharacterized protein isoform X2 gives MATMDMMIGDSFFKTQLSGKQQSDFFTLKSKEPTDIDNPKQQETLKTNMQNTQFIQQSKQQKVTAEESSEKLRSLHSKLHKEADKIRKWKVDIEMDVKYKDRKLSECQQTIESQRKSILELQLQNENLSQKLQLEIDNQHDISQKIESTRSMCNILKDYSNKVEERLALYEHVKDELQLQDKQQMQQCQELEEQFKSLSLEHIDQVNNLKTKLEADDKHHNEVVEQFQAKLKDLDNEMEELSNLCQEKSNMLDILNKKMDERQCALINIQAEKESFQKILAETKCELENRVQEISMLTETIEEIVKEKEKLSSLKSKIEDNLKELQENVVDLGNTITALRSSLEEEEKRNVMLEKNNAALKDEINEENIKYVEETNKLTEELENANSKTQTDKMTIEKYKEEQASLEKKICNTDDKLQEMLTEKGKLLLEIQEFRQDIEMRKIELCSSTKELKDALEREKVSYDKIDSLKKELGKVSIDKSELSSSLAKSREDNNEMKIQLNKEIQEVADLKEIVKSLQISKETTEEKLEAELKKSTELRENISELDTSIHEQVQTNDKLKGEVNKKKGLQSELNAANKQVKALESRKKTLENQLETKTKQVKDLQQETKSLKSKVTFNTKQSASLEKEISTTKDVGEKYRTENEELLEKLSELEELLKEKENIVKCKDDEHNELKTQMEQAIQEHMEAKAKCESDRAAVSNTLIVYKMENDKIILSKHREIEKLEKKVIALMKTKDDELTSLQDDIKELKEESEKVSEDFSNARKQLKRDNNKIEELENQLQKQKNELELKAQHQMDVTKASHSETPKTPKQNWVHPQSPMMADIPATKAYNPRQPVTPRTPRTPITQTLPQGILKQGSSRTKKKRVIFAESDDESSCSDSSTSQLMELEIDHVPQHTKGKKSTTPSQIVAPLRVRPSSKTPTNDAFDEMKKNVLKLVPRGKANTPQRKVKLPNGTEEENQFYKLYPELHENETETKTTQKKASASKGCLRKAPNKSHVIKGFGDGKPKAKKKKKSTVDTVNDDIPWFDSDSVFGFFDE, from the exons ATGGCAACGATGGATATGATGATTGGAGATAGTTTCTTCAAAACTCAATTGAGTGGCAAACAACAGTCTGATTTTTTTACTCTCAAATCAAAAGAACCAACTGATATTGATAATCCTAAA caacaagaaacattaaaaacaaatatgcaAAATACCCAGTTCATACAGCAATCAAAACAGCAGAAGGTAACAGCTGAAGAATCATCTGAAAAACTGAGATCACTTCACTCCAAACTACATAAAGAAGCTGACAAGATACGAAAATGGAAGGTAGACATAGAAATGGATGTGAAGTACAAAGATAGAAAACTTAGTGAGTGTCAACAGACTATTGAATCACAAAGGAAATCGATATTAGAATTACAG CTTCAAAATGAAAATCTGAGTCAGAAGTTACAGCTTGAAATTGATAACCAACATGATATTAGTCAAAA AATCGAGTCCACACGCAGTATGTGCAATATTTTGAAAGACTACAGCAACAAAGTTGAAGAAAGGTTAGCACTGTATGAACACGTTAAAGATGAACTGCAACTACAAGACAAACAGCAAATGCAACAATGCCAA GAGTTAGAAGAGCAATTCAAAAGTTTAAGCCTGGAACACATTGATCAagtgaataatttaaaaaccaaat TGGAAGCGGATGACAAACATCATAATGAGGTTGTTGAACAATTTCAGGCAAAACTGAAAGATTTAGATAATGAA ATGGAGGAACTATCAAATCTCTGTCAAGAAAAAAGCAACATGCTTGATATTCTAAACAAGAAGATGGATGAGCGTCAGTGTGCCCTAATTAATATTCAAGCAGAAAAGG AATCTTTCCAAAAGATTTTAGCAGAAACTAAATGTGAACTTGAAAATAGAGTTCAAGAAATTTCTATGTTAACAGAGACGATCGAAGAAATTGTTAAGGAAAAGGAAAAGCTTAGTTCTTTAAAG TCTAAAATTGAAGATAATCTCAAAGAGCTGCAGGAGAATGTAGTGGATTTGGGCAACACAATTACCGCACTTAGGAGCAGTctggaagaagaagaaaaaagaaatgttatgCTTGAAAAGAACAATGCTGCTCTAAAGGATGAGATAAATGAAGAAAAT ATTAAATATGTAGAAGAAACAAATAAGCTTACAGAAGAACTTGAGAATGCGAATAGTAAAACACAAACGGATAAGATGACCATTGAAAAGTATAAAGAAGAGCAGGCTAGTCTTGAG AAGAAGATATGTAATACAGATGATAAGCTTCAAGAAATGTTAACAGAAAAGGGGAAGCTGCTGTTAGAAATACAAGAATTCAGGCAGGACATAGAGATGAGAAAG attgaatTATGTAGCAGTACAAAGGAACTTAAAGATGCTTTAGAAAGAGAAAAAGTGTCTTATGATAAAATTGATTCTCTGAAAAAGGAGCTTGGAAAAGTCAG TATTGATAAGAGTGAATTGTCTTCATCACTTGCAAAATCAAGAGAAGACAACAATGAAATGAAGATTcaattaaataaagaaatcCAAGAGGTTGCAGATTTAAAAGAGATCGTCAAG TCACTTCAAATTAGCAAAGAAACAACAGAGGAAAAGCTAGAAGCAGAGCTTAAAAAATCAACTGAATTGAGAGAGAACATATCAGAGCTGGATACAAGTATACATGAACAAGTACAAACAAATGATAAGTTGAAAGGTGAAGTAAATAAG AAAAAAGGTCTACAATCAGAGCTAAACGCTGCTAACAAGCAAGTGAAGGCACTAGAAAGCAGAAAGAAAACATTAGAGAATCAACTAGAAACCAAGACAAAACAAGTGAAAGATTTACAACAAGAGACAAAATCACTAAAGAGCAAGGTTACATTTAACACAAAACAAAGTGCTTCTTTAGAAAAGGAA ATTTCCACTACAAAGGATGTTGGTGAAAAATACAGAACTGAAAATGAAGAACTTCTTGAAAAG TTATCGGAACTAGAAGAGTTACTCAAAGAAAAGGAAAATATAGTAAAATGTAAAGACGATGAGCATAATGAATTAAAGACACAGATGGAACAAGCCATTCAAGAACATATGGAAGCAAAGGCAAAGTGTGAGAGTGATAGAGCAGCAGTCAGCAACACATTGATAGTGTATAAG ATGGAAAATGACAAGATTATTTTGTCGAAACATAGAGAAATAGAAAAACTTGAAAAGAAAGTAATTGCGCTCATGAAGACAAAAGATGATGAG CTCACAAGCCTGCAAGATGACATAAAAGAACTAAAAGAGGAATCTGAGAAAGTTTCTGAAGACTTCAGCAATGCTAGAAAACAATTGAAAAGGGACAACAACAAAATAGAAGAACTAGAAAATCAACTACAGAaacaa AAGAATGAACTGGAATTGAAAGCTCAACACCAGATGGATGTAACTAAAGCCAGTCACTCTGAAACACCAAAGACACCAAAGCAAAATTGGGTACATCCTCAAAGTCCAATGATGGCTGACATACCGGCAACTAAAGCATATAATCCTAGACAACCTGTGACACCTAGGACACCGAGAACACCAATAACac AAACGTTACCACAAGGAATCTTGAAACAAGGATCAAGCAGAACCAAGAAGAAACGTGTAATATTTGCCGAAAGTGATGATGAAAGCAGCTGCTCAGATTCATCAACCTCTCAACTTATGGAACTTGAa ATTGATCATGTACCACAACATACTAAAGGAAAGAAATCAACAACACCAAGTCAAATTGTTGCACCTTTGCGAGTCAGACCATCTTCAAAGACTCCAACAAATGATGCTTTTGATGAAATGAAGAAAAATGTACTAAAACTAGTTCCAAGGGGTAAAGCAAATACCCCACAAAGAAAG GTAAAATTACCAAATGGAACTGAAGAAGAAAATCAATTTTATAAGCTTTACCCAGAGTTACATGAGAATGAAACTGAG aCAAAGACTACACAGAAAAAAGCATCTGCAAGCAAGGGATGTCTAAGGAAGGCGCCCAATAAAAGTCATGTGATTAAAGGTTTTGGAGATGGTAAGCCAAAAgcaaagaagaaaaagaagagcACAGTGGACACAGTAAACGATGACATACCATGGTTTGATTCTGATTCTGTTTTTGGATTTTTTGATGAATAA
- the LOC140040511 gene encoding uncharacterized protein isoform X1 — MATMDMMIGDSFFKTQLSGKQQSDFFTLKSKEPTDIDNPKAYIQQQETLKTNMQNTQFIQQSKQQKVTAEESSEKLRSLHSKLHKEADKIRKWKVDIEMDVKYKDRKLSECQQTIESQRKSILELQLQNENLSQKLQLEIDNQHDISQKIESTRSMCNILKDYSNKVEERLALYEHVKDELQLQDKQQMQQCQELEEQFKSLSLEHIDQVNNLKTKLEADDKHHNEVVEQFQAKLKDLDNEMEELSNLCQEKSNMLDILNKKMDERQCALINIQAEKESFQKILAETKCELENRVQEISMLTETIEEIVKEKEKLSSLKSKIEDNLKELQENVVDLGNTITALRSSLEEEEKRNVMLEKNNAALKDEINEENIKYVEETNKLTEELENANSKTQTDKMTIEKYKEEQASLEKKICNTDDKLQEMLTEKGKLLLEIQEFRQDIEMRKIELCSSTKELKDALEREKVSYDKIDSLKKELGKVSIDKSELSSSLAKSREDNNEMKIQLNKEIQEVADLKEIVKSLQISKETTEEKLEAELKKSTELRENISELDTSIHEQVQTNDKLKGEVNKKKGLQSELNAANKQVKALESRKKTLENQLETKTKQVKDLQQETKSLKSKVTFNTKQSASLEKEISTTKDVGEKYRTENEELLEKLSELEELLKEKENIVKCKDDEHNELKTQMEQAIQEHMEAKAKCESDRAAVSNTLIVYKMENDKIILSKHREIEKLEKKVIALMKTKDDELTSLQDDIKELKEESEKVSEDFSNARKQLKRDNNKIEELENQLQKQKNELELKAQHQMDVTKASHSETPKTPKQNWVHPQSPMMADIPATKAYNPRQPVTPRTPRTPITQTLPQGILKQGSSRTKKKRVIFAESDDESSCSDSSTSQLMELEIDHVPQHTKGKKSTTPSQIVAPLRVRPSSKTPTNDAFDEMKKNVLKLVPRGKANTPQRKVKLPNGTEEENQFYKLYPELHENETETKTTQKKASASKGCLRKAPNKSHVIKGFGDGKPKAKKKKKSTVDTVNDDIPWFDSDSVFGFFDE, encoded by the exons ATGGCAACGATGGATATGATGATTGGAGATAGTTTCTTCAAAACTCAATTGAGTGGCAAACAACAGTCTGATTTTTTTACTCTCAAATCAAAAGAACCAACTGATATTGATAATCCTAAA gcctatattcagcaacaagaaacattaaaaacaaatatgcaAAATACCCAGTTCATACAGCAATCAAAACAGCAGAAGGTAACAGCTGAAGAATCATCTGAAAAACTGAGATCACTTCACTCCAAACTACATAAAGAAGCTGACAAGATACGAAAATGGAAGGTAGACATAGAAATGGATGTGAAGTACAAAGATAGAAAACTTAGTGAGTGTCAACAGACTATTGAATCACAAAGGAAATCGATATTAGAATTACAG CTTCAAAATGAAAATCTGAGTCAGAAGTTACAGCTTGAAATTGATAACCAACATGATATTAGTCAAAA AATCGAGTCCACACGCAGTATGTGCAATATTTTGAAAGACTACAGCAACAAAGTTGAAGAAAGGTTAGCACTGTATGAACACGTTAAAGATGAACTGCAACTACAAGACAAACAGCAAATGCAACAATGCCAA GAGTTAGAAGAGCAATTCAAAAGTTTAAGCCTGGAACACATTGATCAagtgaataatttaaaaaccaaat TGGAAGCGGATGACAAACATCATAATGAGGTTGTTGAACAATTTCAGGCAAAACTGAAAGATTTAGATAATGAA ATGGAGGAACTATCAAATCTCTGTCAAGAAAAAAGCAACATGCTTGATATTCTAAACAAGAAGATGGATGAGCGTCAGTGTGCCCTAATTAATATTCAAGCAGAAAAGG AATCTTTCCAAAAGATTTTAGCAGAAACTAAATGTGAACTTGAAAATAGAGTTCAAGAAATTTCTATGTTAACAGAGACGATCGAAGAAATTGTTAAGGAAAAGGAAAAGCTTAGTTCTTTAAAG TCTAAAATTGAAGATAATCTCAAAGAGCTGCAGGAGAATGTAGTGGATTTGGGCAACACAATTACCGCACTTAGGAGCAGTctggaagaagaagaaaaaagaaatgttatgCTTGAAAAGAACAATGCTGCTCTAAAGGATGAGATAAATGAAGAAAAT ATTAAATATGTAGAAGAAACAAATAAGCTTACAGAAGAACTTGAGAATGCGAATAGTAAAACACAAACGGATAAGATGACCATTGAAAAGTATAAAGAAGAGCAGGCTAGTCTTGAG AAGAAGATATGTAATACAGATGATAAGCTTCAAGAAATGTTAACAGAAAAGGGGAAGCTGCTGTTAGAAATACAAGAATTCAGGCAGGACATAGAGATGAGAAAG attgaatTATGTAGCAGTACAAAGGAACTTAAAGATGCTTTAGAAAGAGAAAAAGTGTCTTATGATAAAATTGATTCTCTGAAAAAGGAGCTTGGAAAAGTCAG TATTGATAAGAGTGAATTGTCTTCATCACTTGCAAAATCAAGAGAAGACAACAATGAAATGAAGATTcaattaaataaagaaatcCAAGAGGTTGCAGATTTAAAAGAGATCGTCAAG TCACTTCAAATTAGCAAAGAAACAACAGAGGAAAAGCTAGAAGCAGAGCTTAAAAAATCAACTGAATTGAGAGAGAACATATCAGAGCTGGATACAAGTATACATGAACAAGTACAAACAAATGATAAGTTGAAAGGTGAAGTAAATAAG AAAAAAGGTCTACAATCAGAGCTAAACGCTGCTAACAAGCAAGTGAAGGCACTAGAAAGCAGAAAGAAAACATTAGAGAATCAACTAGAAACCAAGACAAAACAAGTGAAAGATTTACAACAAGAGACAAAATCACTAAAGAGCAAGGTTACATTTAACACAAAACAAAGTGCTTCTTTAGAAAAGGAA ATTTCCACTACAAAGGATGTTGGTGAAAAATACAGAACTGAAAATGAAGAACTTCTTGAAAAG TTATCGGAACTAGAAGAGTTACTCAAAGAAAAGGAAAATATAGTAAAATGTAAAGACGATGAGCATAATGAATTAAAGACACAGATGGAACAAGCCATTCAAGAACATATGGAAGCAAAGGCAAAGTGTGAGAGTGATAGAGCAGCAGTCAGCAACACATTGATAGTGTATAAG ATGGAAAATGACAAGATTATTTTGTCGAAACATAGAGAAATAGAAAAACTTGAAAAGAAAGTAATTGCGCTCATGAAGACAAAAGATGATGAG CTCACAAGCCTGCAAGATGACATAAAAGAACTAAAAGAGGAATCTGAGAAAGTTTCTGAAGACTTCAGCAATGCTAGAAAACAATTGAAAAGGGACAACAACAAAATAGAAGAACTAGAAAATCAACTACAGAaacaa AAGAATGAACTGGAATTGAAAGCTCAACACCAGATGGATGTAACTAAAGCCAGTCACTCTGAAACACCAAAGACACCAAAGCAAAATTGGGTACATCCTCAAAGTCCAATGATGGCTGACATACCGGCAACTAAAGCATATAATCCTAGACAACCTGTGACACCTAGGACACCGAGAACACCAATAACac AAACGTTACCACAAGGAATCTTGAAACAAGGATCAAGCAGAACCAAGAAGAAACGTGTAATATTTGCCGAAAGTGATGATGAAAGCAGCTGCTCAGATTCATCAACCTCTCAACTTATGGAACTTGAa ATTGATCATGTACCACAACATACTAAAGGAAAGAAATCAACAACACCAAGTCAAATTGTTGCACCTTTGCGAGTCAGACCATCTTCAAAGACTCCAACAAATGATGCTTTTGATGAAATGAAGAAAAATGTACTAAAACTAGTTCCAAGGGGTAAAGCAAATACCCCACAAAGAAAG GTAAAATTACCAAATGGAACTGAAGAAGAAAATCAATTTTATAAGCTTTACCCAGAGTTACATGAGAATGAAACTGAG aCAAAGACTACACAGAAAAAAGCATCTGCAAGCAAGGGATGTCTAAGGAAGGCGCCCAATAAAAGTCATGTGATTAAAGGTTTTGGAGATGGTAAGCCAAAAgcaaagaagaaaaagaagagcACAGTGGACACAGTAAACGATGACATACCATGGTTTGATTCTGATTCTGTTTTTGGATTTTTTGATGAATAA
- the LOC140039700 gene encoding melatonin receptor type 1B-B-like: MSNNTTAAVGNELDTAELFYVACLVLILAFGTVGNILIIAAVVICKSLRTKCNIFIVNLAIADFCVATICGIGYIIGCLTKGQFYVEHRTVCNLLGAVVVVSCVCSLWNIMAIALNRYFFICRRRQYYQYFTWCNTVLIAISIWFLAILVDFANVFGWGGHSLHEKHYGCTYDQTSNYGSLIFQAIIGFTIPTVGIIGAYSGIYLQVRSSTRELMNVADSERRDSKKLPRNRPKDCEILKTVLFIFIVFLMCWMPFMSLVIFDPDMKCSKYIYMYFIVLADLNSCINGVIYGVMNKRFRIAYCYILTCGRSNTKQVKLKVFSTTTAYSVKATSYNVGNGISKKLRDALIEQRPSVTDIRLKA, from the exons ATGAGCAACAACACGACTGCTGCAGTCGGCAATGAGCTCGACACTGCTGAGTTGTTTTATGTAGCATGTCTAGTCCTGATACTAGCGTTTGGAACTGTTGGGAACATTCTAATCATTGCTGCTGTTGTCATCTGTAAATCACTTAGaacaaaatgtaatatcttTATCGTAAATTTAGCCATTGCAGACTTTTGTGTTGCTACTATATGTGGTATTGGTTATATTATTGGATGTTTAACAAAGGGACAATTTTACGTGGAACATCGTACTGTATGTAACTTATTAGGAGCAGTAGTTGTTGTTAGTTGTGTTTGTTCTTTATGGAATATAATGGCAATAGCTCTCAACAG ATATTTCTTTATATGCAGACGTCGACAATATTATCAATACTTTACGTGGTGCAACACAGTTTTAATCGCAATTTCGATCTGGTTCCTGGCAATCTTAGTTGATTTTGCAAATGTCTTTGGATGGGGAGGACATTCTCTACACGAAAAACATTACGGATGTACATATGATCAGACTTCGAACTATGGTAGTCTTATATTCCAAGCTATTATAGGATTTACAATACCAACTGTTGGAATAATCGGAGCGTACTCTGGTATTTACTTACAAGTGCGCTCCAGCACACGCGAACTTATGAATGTAGCAGACAGCGAAAGACGCGACTCAAAGAAACTACCAAGAAACAGACCAAAAGACTGCgaaattttaaaaactgttcTCTTCATATTCATTGTATTTCTCATGTGTTGGATGCCGTTTATGAGCCTTGTTATATTCGATCCGGACATGAAATGTTCTAAGTacatttatatgtattttatcGTATTAGCGGATCTGAATAGTTGTATTAATGGCGTTATTTATGGAGTTATGAATAAACGATTCAGGATTGCATATTGTTATATATTGACATGTGGAAGATCCAATACCAAACAAGTGAAATTAAAAGTGTTTTCTACAACGACTGCTTATTCTGTCAAAGCAACTTCGTATAATGTTGGTAATGGTATTAGTAAGAAATTACGAGATGCCCTGATTGAGCAGCGACCATCAGTCACAGACATCAGATTAAAAGCGTGA